Proteins encoded in a region of the Procambarus clarkii isolate CNS0578487 chromosome 42, FALCON_Pclarkii_2.0, whole genome shotgun sequence genome:
- the LOC123770336 gene encoding uncharacterized protein encodes MAKISNKVKARKAKALHAHRVKMLRRAALQQTRILTSEDTGGLPVKSVQQPATSQRTLRACLLGASTPPTAPDVAPTAPVVASTAADAASTAADAASTAADAASTAADAASTAAVVASTAAVVASTAADAASTAADVASTAADVASTAADVAGPSTSHDVLATPNISTKRKGTQSNATKRLKLFREEKNDSGSDSDSEVKCRINPRESVLMVTDKSLENYLDENYVCEYCSNATQRHTITIVQHDVKVTRRCSDCNISVTRQLMGNHENLISLVYSNMLSGHGYTYYNNMCSINRMKFVSYYMYNRIQRKIRDAANERWVHLQENTRRIIFDHYREHLDRHPIGGILDIDVSIDASWDTKGHHSQIGTAFVVEIFTGMVVDYNTFCKNCKQCQTFKSRKENGKITQAEFDSEMGKHLPDCDKNYDGTAKNMEADAAVLMWGRSQDNKLRYTTLVGDGDSSTFNKVCGMNNDAGPYEDVKVEKAEGINHFSKILATQLARQMSLVKGKGKLTNSTIQKLAGYFTKAIRDNIDTDWKQMRDACLSGLFHSTSTDEKPVHVHCPKGKDSWCFYQQDIANGKTPRSHKKMILHFQLPSIHMSEVLKIYHSLVSEENMTKCLKGKTQNPNESLHHRVWKLAPKDKYVGRVMVDFAMAVTAVNYNAGYMMGSLTNLLGLPQNDMTDWYFNMKDRRMKDPTRCTKPRKAPEKADPSYGADAD; translated from the coding sequence ATGGCGAAAATATCGAATAAAGTCAAAGCTCGAAAAGCAAAAGCCTTACATGCTCACCGTGTAAAGATGCTGCGGAGAGCCGCTTTGCAGCAAACCCGCATTCTGACGAGTGAAGATACAGGCGGCCTCCCTGTGAAGAGTGTGCAGCAGCCCGCTACCTCACAACGCACACTGCGAGCCTGTCTCCTGGGGGCCTCCACACCACCTACTGCTCCTGATGTTGCTCCTACTGCTCCTGTTGTTGCATCTACCGCTGCTGATGCTGCATCTACCGCTGCTGATGCTGCATCTACCGCTGCTGATGCTGCATCTACCGCTGCTGATGCTGCATCTACCGCTGCTGTTGTTGCATCTACCGCTGCTGTTGTTGCATCTACCGCTGCTGATGCTGCATCTACCGCTGCTGATGTTGCATCTACCGCTGCTGATGTTGCATCTACCGCTGCTGATGTTGCAGGGCCCAGCACCTCACATGATGTTTTGGCAACTCCCAACATTTCCACAAAGCGTAAAGGTACTCAGAGCAATGCTACAAAACGACTGAAGTTATTTAGAGAAGAAAAAAATGACAGtggcagtgacagtgacagtgaagtGAAATGTAGAATAAATCCACGTGAGTCAGTGCTAATGGTGACAGATAAGAGTCTTGAAAATTACCTAGATGAGAATTATGTATGCGAGTATTGTTCAAACGCTACACAACGTCATACAATTACAATTGTGCAACATGATGTGAAAGTGACAAGACGCTGTAGTGATTGTAATATTTCAGTTACTCGACAATTGATGGGAAATCATGAAAATTTGATATCATTAGTGTACAGCAACATGCTAAGTGGCCACGGATATACATATTACAATAATATGTGTTCTATAAATAGAATGAAATTTGTATCATATTATATGTATAACAGGATCCAGAGGAAGATAAGAGATGCTGCTAATGAGAGATGGGTGCATTTGCAAGAAAACACTCGCCGTATCATATTCGATCATTACAGAGAACATTTAGATAGACACCCCATTGGTGGCATCCTGGACATTGATGTATCCATTGATGCATCTTGGGATACAAAAGGCCACCATTCACAAATTGGCACTGCTTTTGTTGTGGAAATATTCAcagggatggttgtggactacaaTACTTTCTGTAAAAACTGCAAGCAGTGCCAAACGTTCAAGAGTAGAAAAGAAAATGGAAAAATAACCCAGGCTGAGTTTGACAGTGAGATGGGTAAACATTTACCGGATTGTGACAAGAACTACGATGGCACTGCCAAAAATATGGAAGCGGATGCCGCGGTATTGATGTGGGGTCGATCTCAAGACAACAAACTTAGGTATACGACCttggtgggtgatggtgactCTTCGACATTCAATAAAGTTTGTGGAATGAACAATGATGCTGGACCATATGAAGATGTAAAAGTGGAAAAGGCTGAGGGTATAAATCACTTCAGCAAGATACTTGCAACACAGCTTGCCAGACAAATGTCACTGGtcaaaggaaaaggaaaactAACTAACAGCACCATTCAGAAGTTGGCAGGCTACTTCACAAAAGCCATCAGGGATAACATCGACACGGACTGGAAACAAATGAGGGATGCCTGCCTGTCCGGACTGTTCCATTCAACGTCAACTGATGAAAAACCAGTGCACGTGCACTGCCCTAAAGGCAAAGACTCTTGGTGTTTCTACCAGCAAGACATTGCAAATGGAAAGACCCCACGATCACACAAGAAGATGATTTTACATTTCCAGCTACCGAGTATTCACATGAGTGAAGTCTTGAAGATCTACCACAGTCTTGTATCGGAGGAAAACATGACCAAGTGTCTGAAGGGGAAGACTCAAAATCCAAACGAGTCTCTACACCATCGAGTTTGGAAACTCGCCCCCAAAGACAAATATGTTGGTCGTGTAATGGTTGACTTCGCCATGGCAGTAACAGCCGTCAACTACAACGCTGGGTATATGATGGGATCTCTGACCAACCTCCTTGGTCTACCACAAAATGACATGACCGACTGGTACTTCAACATGAAGGACAGGAGGATGAAGGACCCAACGAGATGCACCAAGCCAAGAAAGGCCCCAGAGAAAGCTGACCCCAGCTATGGGGCAGATGCCGACTAG